One window of Pleurodeles waltl isolate 20211129_DDA chromosome 3_1, aPleWal1.hap1.20221129, whole genome shotgun sequence genomic DNA carries:
- the MAP1A gene encoding microtubule-associated protein 1A isoform X2 — MDGVSEFAEYVSETIDVPSPFDLLEPPTSGGFLKLSKPCCYIFPGGRGDSALFAVNGFNILVDGGSERKSCFWKLVRHLDRIDSILLTHIGADNLPGINGLLQRKIVEQDEEQSQGSTTYSDWMKNLISPELGVVFFNVPEKLKMPESTTKVKRSIEEACLTLQYLNKLGLKPEPLYRVVSSTIEPLTLFHKMGVGRLDMYILNPVKDSKEMQFLMQKWAGNSKAKTGIILANGKEAEISVPYLTSITALVVWLPASPTEKIVRVLFPGNAPQNKILEGLEKLKHLDFLRYPVATQKDISSGMPPPVLKQTKIRQRTDSKESLKALSKPAVGKPGKKEDAPEELAKEFRSESVKENKGEKKVREPIEKMLEKTTKVEKVKVETSDAAKAEKRKLLKEKVGKKHPKEKVLKMDEKKDKEKKEIKKERKDNRKDEIKKEEKKDLKKEEKKKETKPELKKVPKPDLRPFTPEVRKTLHKAKLPSKGKIDKIKSKVEKDVPVDRNTVTVQQLAIKRPPAMTDIVEHRSAMSSPEDLTKDFEDLKEEEKVEMMKIPDIINTEAGDSDTKEAKEDEKQLHDIETFDNYEGEIILAETISEKTTPVESPDEGITTTDVEGESPNEEKPIPKEEETAELSEKFEDEGTAMDEPTEMGDFEEKNDQTEETADVQTMVVGDRQDIAITPSEGLAVEIRKEEGDDEKQNVGNEKTAQEDEIELQMERGEEYGKESWHLVGKEVKEEKEDHSSDLKEEMKSIELLHHPGNEGMDYTPRANEYDGEESDGCLGSVPEKEEHIPFIKLPEEDLTKEVQYQNNIPASSGAATEQISYIQDETIPGYSETEQTISDEEIHDEQEERIPHLKYDVGSYDISVPDEPGSFDAIHGIEAMSVTVRDAKAYNDQEPEIAAYHASIIAAPLAEEEHISSATSITECDKLSSFATSVGEDQSVASITAPKTEETGKSSLVIDTPSSIPSSRTDATQGLEYLPSAGTISPTSSLEEDKCFKSPPSEDFQPLVERAGKMDVHEKALDDEEEEEEDEDEEADETPNFEMPEKGQYSTVMFSQHISAETVSSEVLTEMKDTEDIPSSPEEAKLPLYQADSSFGEIEERCISPDDSTVKMTSPTQSGPTSAGHTPFHQSPVEDKSEAMHAELFEMQHGPPLATKDDNGVTASKMAEGEFEVKYEDQLNSYIHISEKESYVFVEERPDLESMLDSMTKEDDFPYPKEELSLDRDKQGEVVKSENDALFEKYSSTKKYSPETEEEDFSPQGVSSDFEKVSYLGEPVSSSGIYVEDKKPHSSREQSPDHLFKESLYAEDTGSFCSKEYSPIKDEMSVYLSNTSIQQADVKPYAETIPGKDDISYQFSYIEHEPEYTAKSTTHENVKSFIVKDETILGDEGYSYGADHALSLEDVKQLHYSEETLVQDDVTPPPTSKDFLLEDSKSLSYTEITHVPQQYADFPEEGNSMEEVYHPTGAIQAKDKYTLEMSSQEFPPRDTKPMSFMEHISFEDNKALEISSEEQSAKWSHLGFTEKSTVEEEDIYPETSPTEVSPQAVKSLKFTEQVTVEYQSPELSPEQTPIKDDKLAGVDNIYFKDFATEKKVWFTEEDETQQDEAMEAEEEIEEQQQIEEKEHITEERASRLKYIEERESTFLDEIEECERKPSVCSIEDQMNQSSLSYKSTLEMQEKSAWGSEYPYFEDEKLQPRSEKLSEKDTNQWSTETAKFSQAADPHSNLVSSLSHEKTAIIDSPDPSLGADDERFSVEPTLTLSQFHPEKPEETAFVSQYVSLEETKSGISTLEKEHEDSTFKQEHEYFYLEDVEKEASQLYGKSVEQARAVSPPLTSSGQPDDDDDEGSMHLRDPDRPLLVDECVHSLQAETTQIDSQEMLTYSSLCQDTLAPATKSQLEKSIEFESKSPTTEIDTADMKEKGTAFSASASADTSRGNEYEYNDAPLMESTISPKEAIQFSLGGYHHEEVETTPMRYDELPTFRQTFYNEENSSKKPFCTFELYSPEKELCESKDGGTMEHHKEREPTPYPDDKTFQYADVYKKVALSGSITEEVESQSILYIDKEQPDITSDVSDETSWPEKAQMSNNELLYHFSTKEEESCLYTSAEKELSSPVSPKDKGDLTAFEYTDIHEKHLATPGKEAGAIDVTQEEIHDMQAELILDSIKVGISDAASHQSPTSSSKELSPQTDHSNIVDSIPFTEAVDRDENIVLSSQEHPSLSPNDPESKDLYYEKTETVEENVSDSELEKGAKEQSEKESKSPVLCSAIEKAGERDVYTDVSEMEKADLSEFTLLAEHKDFGLMCLTGDADYGPMKVPTYSNESVTEITGVAVLRNICASENEQSSDEERADYGHYMQGDHTETKDYQETETVLQCHRDTSLKVTIKDDPEDNQSASPIWEAARQSGSGYEFSILEKQVEALMPIDISCKQKPEGHQSESLATRHDDKPLGSPTFDASFSDICKSDDYLEVTEKVSGLESSLTRFSPLSSSGEDKISKLPVSDISYLKDLQVGDSHKISDVSTETTTPVTRSTAEGLPSHMPSDYSTAPATDTELPARSLWDVSPLIPADSVKCSAETEEDTSFDEHDSTCTYNMDDGTLPCRIECSRTTSTVMTGETLRQTCTASLEHQLPFSDKLMAVTSLPDVLTSFPPHQQEEAATENGPTEVSTSAQQPQTTQFTEQKGLCAAEGTYKNISPDSEGQTSPFFEEEDNGKCSRPSSLVSPEHAFQSYFPDQQQGDKSDDHGDASCEIEPCSDASGEHDERFSSCEYKHRKGELSPSFINPSPHDISEDSDDSQEEGHPSVKRRAHQTSSNRAQAVTVEETPPTSVTDSGSSQSDSDVPPGTEECPSITADAVMDSDEDADFLPVDKAIGSSHHSSTRQGHDPQPAPLMDPYPHPPHPDVCMVDPEILLQEQNLSKGDKLSKKDLKEKSKGLRKPLNKPKSSSPARKIDIKGKRSPTLGKQTSRDTSEKSQKSTTLRRERDALDKQPKVRSPLVQSSRGDEKDEISRSSHSNAGKTLVNGIKTAPVSSSTKSGCAVPPGPPVYVDLAYIPNHCSGKNADLEFFKRVRASYYVVSGNDPANGEPSRGVLDALLEGKSQWGENLQVTLIPTHDTEVTREWYQQTHEKQQQLNIMVLASSSTVVMQDESFPACKIEF; from the coding sequence ATGGATGGTGTCTCTGAGTTTGCAGAGTATGTCTCGGAGACCATTGATGTGCCATCTCCCTTTGACCTATTGGAACCTCCAACATCTGGCGGATTTCTAAAGCTGTCTAAACCCTGCTGTTACATATTCCCAGGTGGGAGAGGAGATTCAGCTCTTTTTGCAGTCAATGGATTCAATATACTGGTTGATGGAGGCTCCGAAAGAAAGTCTTGCTTTTGGAAACTGGTTCGGCATTTGGACAGAATTGACTCTATTCTCCTGACACATATAGGTGCAGACAATTTGCCGGGAATTAATGGGTTGCTTCAGAGGAAGATTGTTGAGCAGGATGAAGAACAATCTCAGGGGTCTACAACATACAGTGACTGGATGAAGAATCTTATTTCTCCAGAATTGGGGGTAGTTTTCTTTAATGTTCCTGAAAAGCTCAAGATGCCTGAATCCACCACGAAGGTGAAACGAAGCATTGAAGAAGCATGCCTTACTTTACAGTACCTAAACAAACTGGGACTCAAACCAGAACCCTTGTATAGAGTTGTCAGCAGCACTATTGAGCCCCTCACTTTGTTTCACAAAATGGGAGTTGGGAGATTAGATATGTATATTCTAAACCCAGTGAAAGATAGCAAAGaaatgcagttcctaatgcagaAATGGGCTGGAAACAGCAAAGCAAAGACTGGCATTATTCTTGCCAATGGAAAAGAGGCTGAAATCTCAGTTCCATACCTTACATCTATCACAGCGCTGGTAGTTTGGCTGCCTGCCAGTCCCACAGAAAAGATTGTTCGTGTGTTGTTCCCTGGAAACGCCCCACAAAATAAAATTTTGGAAGGTCTTGAAAAGTTAAAGCATTTAGATTTTCTAAGATATCCAGTGGCCACACAAAAAGATATATCTTCTGGAATGCCCCCACCTGTTCTTAAACAGACAAAGATTAGACAAAGAACTGATAGCAAAGAAAGCCTCAAGGCACTTTCCAAACCTGCTGTGGGAAAGCCAGGAAAAAAAGAAGACGCACCAGAGGAACTGGCTAAAGAGTTTAGGTCAGAGTctgtgaaagaaaataaaggtgagaaaAAAGTCAGGGAACCCATTGAGAAAATGTTAGAGAAAACCACAAAAGTTGAAAAAGTCAAAGTAGAAACAAGTGATGCAGCAAAAGCAGAGAAGAGGAAACTTCTCAAGGAAAAGGTAGGAAAAAAACACCCTAAAGAAAAAGTGCTCAAAATGGacgagaaaaaagacaaagaaaagaaagaaattaagaaggaaagaaaggataaTAGAAAAGATgaaattaaaaaggaagaaaagaaagatttaaagaaggaagaaaaaaagaaggaaacaaaaccTGAATTAAAGAAAGTACCCAAACCAGATTTAAGACCGTTCACACCAGAAGTGAGAAAAACTCTACACAAAGCAAAGCTTCCAAGTAAAGGTAAAATAGATAAAATTAAATCTAAAGTTGAAAAGGATGTACCAGTTGACCGTAATACTGTTACAGTGCAGCAATTAGCTATAAAGAGACCGCCAGCAATGACTGATATAGTTGAGCATAGGTCAGCTATGTCTTCACCTGAAGATCTAACTAAAGACTTTGAGGACttaaaagaggaggagaaagtggAAATGATGAAGATTCCAGATATAATCAACACTGAAGCAGGTGACTCAGATACAAAAGAAGCTAAGGAAGATGAAAAGCAACTCCATGACATAGAAACATTTGACAATTATGAAGGAGAAATAATACTAGCAGAGACCATTTCAGAGAAGACGACTCCAGTGGAATCCCCAGATGAAGGGATCACAACAACTGATGTGGAAGGAGAGTCCCCAAATGAAGAAAAGCCAATACCCAAAGAGGAGGAAACTGCAGAATTAAGTGAGAAATTTGAGGATGAAGGAACTGCAATGGATGAACCTACCGAGATGGGAGACTTTGAGGAAAAGAATGATCAAACAGAAGAAACAGCAGATGTTCAGACAATGGTAGTGGGAGACAGACAAGACATAGCAATAACACCAAGTGAAGGACTTGCTGTGGAAATcagaaaggaggagggagatgatgagaagCAGAATGTTGGGAATGAAAAGACAGCACAGGAAGATGAAATAGAGCTGCAAATGGAAAGAGGAGAAGAATACGgcaaagaaagttggcatttggtaggaaaggaagtaaaagaagaaaaagaagatcaCTCAAGTGATCTTAAAGAGGAGATGAAGTCTATAGAACTCCTCCATCATCCAGGGAATGAGGGTATGGATTACACACCAAGAGCAAATGAATATGATGGGGAAGAGTCAGATGGATGTTTAGGTTCTGTTCCTGAAAAAGAGGAACATATTCCTTTCATAAAGTTGCCTGAAGAGGACTTAACCAAAGAAGTACAGTACCAGAACAATATCCCTGCATCATCTGGAGCTGCTACAGAACAAATTTCATACATCCAGGATGAAACTATTCCTGGTTATTCAGAGACAGAGCAAACAATTTCTGATGAAGAAATACACGATGAGCAAGAAGAACGGATTCCTCACTTAAAGTATGATGTTGGAAGTTATGATATTTCTGTTCCTGACGAACCTGGATCATTTGATGCCATTCATGGTATTGAAGCCATGTCTGTTACTGTGAGAGATGCCAAGGCATATAATGACCAGGAACCTGAAATTGCTGCATATCACGCTTCTATTATTGCTGCACCCCTTGCTGAAGAAGAGCACATTTCATCAGCCACATCAATTACTGAATGTGATAAGCTTTCCTCCTTTGCAACGTCAGTGGGAGAAGATCAATCTGTGGCATCCATCACAGCTCCCAAAACAGAAGAAACTGGCAAGAGTTCTTTAGTAATAGACACACCAAGCAGCATTCCATCCTCCCGCACAGATGCAACTCAAGGGTTAGAGTACTTGCCCTCTGCCGGAACCATTTCTCCAACATCATCCTTAGAAGAAGACAAATGTTTTAAATCTCCACCTTCTGAAGACTTCCAGCCACTTGTTGAAAGAGCTGGGAAAATGGATGTTCATGAAAAAGCTCttgatgatgaagaagaagaggaggaggatgaagatgaggaagcagatgaGACTCCAAATTTTGaaatgccggaaaagggacagtATAGTACAGTAATGTTTTCCCAACACATTTCAGCAGAGACTGTTTCAAGTGAAGTGCTTACAGAGATGAAAGATACTGAGGACATTCCATCATCCCCAGAAGAAGCAAAGCTACCTTTATATCAAGCAgatagtagttttggagaaattgaaGAGAGATGCATCAGTCCTGATGACAGCACTGTCAAAATGACCTCACCAACACAGTCTGGACCAACCAGTGCTGGACACACCCCTTTTCATCAGTCCCCAGTGGAGGATAAATCtgaagcaatgcatgcagagcTGTTTGAAATGCAGCATGGGCCACCTCTTGCTACTAAGGATGACAATGGGGTAACAGCTTCAAAAATGGCAGAAGGTGAATTTGAAGTAAAATATGAGGACCAGTTGAATTCATATATTCACATCTCTGAGAAAGAGTCATATGTATTTGTGGAGGAGAGGCCTGATTTAGAAAGTATGTTGGATTCAATGACTAAGGAGGATGACTTCCCCTATCCTAAGGAGGAACTTTCTCTGGATAGAGATAAACAAGGAGAAGTTGTAAAAAGTGAAAATGATGCCCTCTTTGAAAAATACTCGTCcacaaaaaaatactcacctgagaCAGAAGAGGAAGATTTTAGCCCTCAAGGTGTATCTTCAGACTTTGAAAAAGTATCATATCTTGGTGAGCCAGTTTCTTCTAGTGGCATTTATGTGGAAGACAAGAAACCCCATAGTTCCAGAGAGCAAAGCCCAGATCACCTTTTCAAGGAAAGTCTTTATGCAGAAGATACAGGATCCTTTTGCTCCAAGGAATACAGCCCAATAAAGGATGAAATGTCAGTATATCTGTCCAACACAAGCATCCAACAAGCAGATGTAAAACCCTATGCAGAAACAATTCCAGGTAAAGATGATATCTCTTATCAGTTTTCCTATATTGAACATGAGCCAGAGTACACTGCCAAAAGCACAACACATGAAAATGTGAAGTCTTTTATAGTGAAAGATGAAACTATACTTGGAGATGAGGGATACTCATATGGCGCTGATCACGCATTGTCACTAGAGGATGTGAAACAATTGCATTATTCTGAAGAAACTTTAGTTCAAGATGACGTTACTCCACCACCCACATCAAAGGATTTCTTGTTAGAAGATTCAAAGTCTCTCTCTTACACAGAAATTACTCATGTTCcacaacagtatgcagactttccAGAAGAGGGAAATTCAATGGAAGAGGTGTATCACCCCACAGGAGCGATCCAGGCAAAAGATAAATACACTTTAGAAATGTCCTCACAAGAATTTCCTCCACGGGACACAAAGCCAATGTCTTTCATGGAACATATTTCATTTGAGGATAACAAAGCACTCGAAATATCTAGTGAGGAACAATCTGCAAAATGGTCACACCTTGGTTTCACTGAAAAGAGCACTGTTGAAGAGGAGGACATATACCCAGAAACCTCCCCCACTGAAGTCTCCCCTCAAGCTGTTAAGTCGCTGAAGTTCACTGAACAGGTCACTGTTGAATATCAGTCCCCTGAACTTTCCCCAGAGCAGACTCCCATTAAAGACGATAAATTAGCTGGGGTagacaatatttattttaaagattTTGCCACTGAAAAGAAAGTTTGGTTTACAGAAGAAGATGAGACACAACAAGATGAGGCAATGGAGGCCGAGGAAGAGATAGAGGAGCAGCAGCAAATTGAAGAGAAGGAACATATAACAGAAGAGAGAGCAAGCAGATTAAAGTACATTGAGGAAAGAGAAAGCACATTCTTGGATGAGATTGAAGAGTGTGAAAGGAAACCATCTGTCTGCTCAATAGAAGACCAAATGAACCAGAGTTCTCTTTCCTACAAATCAACTCTTGAAATGCAAGAAAAGTCAGCATGGGGATCAGAATATCCTTATTTTGAAGATGAAAAACTCCAGCCACGATCAGAGAAGCTTTCTGAGAAGGACACCAATCAATGGAGTACAGAAACTGCAAAGTTTTCTCAAGCAGCAGATCCTCATTCTAACCTAGTGTCATCACTTTCACATGAGAAGACTGCAATTATAGACTCTCCAGATCCTTCTTTGGGGGCAGATGACGAAAGATTCTCCGTGGAGCCCACATTGACTCTTTCTCAATTTCACCCAGAAAAACCTGAAGAGACTGCCTTTGTCTCTCAATATGTGTCACTAGAAGAAACTAAAAGTGGCATATCTACCCTAGAGAAGGAACATGAAGATTCAACTTTCAAACAAGAGCATGAATACTTTTATTTGGAAGATGTGGAGAAGGAAGCATCACAATTATATGGTAAGTCGGTGGAGCAAGCGCGGGCAGTGTCACCACCACTTACATCGTCTGGTCAAcctgatgatgatgacgatgaaggAAGCATGCATTTACGGGACCCAGACAGGCCTCTTCTTGTAGATGAGTGTGTTCATTCTTTGCAAGCAGAAACAACTCAGATTGACTCACAGGAGATGTTAACCTATAGCTCTCTTTGTCAAGATACATTAGCACCTGCTACTAAATCACAACTAGAAAAAAGCATTGAATTTGAAAGTAAATCTCCAACCACAGAGATTGACACAGCGGACATGAAAGAAAAAGGGACTGCCTTTTCTGCATCTGCTTCTGCTGACACTTCCAGGGGAAATGAGTACGAATATAATGATGCTCCTCTAATGGAAAGCACAATCTCACCAAAAGAAGCCATCCAGTTCTCTCTAGGGGGATACCATCACGAGGAGGTGGAGACTACGCCAATGAGATATGATGAACTACCCaccttcaggcaaacattctacAATGAAGAGAACAGTTCAAAAAAACCTTTTTGTACTTTTGAATTATATTCACCTGAGAAAGAGCTTTGTGAATCCAAGGATGGAGGCACAATGGAACATCACAAAGAAAGAGAACCAACCCCATATCCAGATGACAAAACATTTCAGTATGCTGACGTTTATAAGAAAGTTGCGCTCTCTGGATCCATTACGGAAGAAGTAGAGTCACAAAGCATACTCTACATTGACAAGGAGCAGCCAGATATTACTAGTGATGTTTCAGATGAAACAAGCTGGCCAGAGAAAGCACAAATGTCAAACAATGAGCTTCTTTATCACTTCTCCACAAAAGAAGAAGAGTCTTGCCTCTATACCTCTGCTGAAAAGGAGCTCTCATCACCTGTTTCTCCCAAAGACAAAGGCGATTTGACAGCTTTTGAGTATACAGACATTCATGAAAAACATTTAGCCACTCCAGGTAAAGAAGCTGGAGCCATTGATGTAACCCAGGAAGAAATACATGACATGCAAGCTGAGTTGATCCTAGATAGTATAAAAGTAGGAATATCTGATGCAGCATCACATCAGTCTCCCACAAGCAGCAGCAAAGAGCTTTCACCTCAAACCGATCACAGCAACATTGTTGACTCAATTCCTTTCACTGAAGCAGTCGATCGGGATGAAAATATAGTTTTAAGCAGTCAGGAGCATCCCTCTTTGTCACCTAATGATCCTGAGTCCAAAGACCTGTACTATGAGAAAACTGAGACAGTGGAAGAAAATGTAAGTGACTCTGAATTAGAAAAGGGTGCCAAGGAGCAATCTGAGAAGGAATCCAAGTCTCCAGTTTTGTGTTCAGCGATTGAAAAAGCTGGGGAAAGGGATGTATACACagatgtctctgagatggagaaagCAGATCTCTCAGAGTTTACTCTGCTTGCTGAACATAAAGATTTTGGCTTGATGTGTTTAACCGGTGATGCGGACTATGGACCTATGAAAGTACCAACATATTCTAACGAAAGTGTTACAGAGATTACTGGTGTAGCTGTTTTAAGAAACATCTGTGCATCTGAAAATGagcaaagttcagatgaggagaggGCAGATTATGGACATTACATGCAAGGTGACCATACTGAAACAAAGGATTACCAGGAGACAGAGACCGTTTTACAGTGTCACAGGGATACTAGCTTGAAAGTCACAATTAAAGATGATCCTGAAGACAATCAGTCAGCCTCACCAATATGGGAGGCTGCAAGACAATCTGGTTCAGGGTATGAATTCTCAATTTTAGAAAAACAAGTAGAGGCACTTATGCCCATTGATATTTCATGTAAGCAGAAACCTGAAGGGCACCAGAGTGAATCACTAGCAACTAGACATGATGATAAGCCTCTAGGTTCACCAACATTTGATGCGTCTTTTTCAGACATATGTAAATCAGATGATTACTTGGAGGTGACTGAAAAGGTTAGTGGTTTAGAGTCTTCCTTAACCAGATTTTCACCACTGAGCTCTAGTGGGGAGGATAAGATTTCCAAGCTCCCAGTCAGTGATATATCTTATCTGAAAGATCTGCAGGTAGGAGATTCACACAAAATTTCAGATGTGTCCACTGAAACGACCACCCCTGTGACACGGAGCACAGCAGAGGGATTACCCTCTCACATGCCTTCTGACTACTCAACTGCCCCTGCAACAGATACAGAGCTACCTGCCCGGAGTCTGTGGGATGTGTCTCCATTGATTCCTGCTGACTCAGTCAAGTGCTCAGCTGAGACCGAAGAGGACACATCTTTTGATGAACATGATTCCACATGTACGTATAACATGGATGATGGCACCCTACCTTGTAGGATTGAATGCAGCCGTACAACATCTACCGTCATGACAGGTGAAACTCTAAGACAGACATGTACAGCCAGCTTAGAGCATCAGCTGCCATTTTCTGACAAGCTTATGGCAGTGACATCTTTGCCTGATGTGCTAACATCTTTCCCCCCCCATCAGCAGGAGGAAGCAGCAACAGAAAATGGCCCCACTGAAGTGAGCACAAGCGCACAACAACCACAGACAACTCAGTTCACAGAGCAGAAGGGTCTTTGTGCTGCAGAAGGAACATATAAAAACATCTCTCCAGACTCAGAAGGGCAAACATCTCCCTTTTTTGAAGAGGAAGATAATGGAAAATGCAGCCGTCCTTCatccctagtgtctcctgaacatgCGTTTCAGTCCTATTTCCCAGATCAGCAGCAGGGAGATAAAAGTGATGACCATGGTGATGCTTCTTGTGAAATTGAACCATGTTCAGATGCCTCAGGTGAACATGATGAAAGGTTTTCATCATGTGAATATAAGCATAGGAAGGGAGAGCTGTCCCCATCCTTTATCAATCCGAGCCCTCATGACATTTCAGAAGATAGTGATGACTCACAGGAGGAAGGGCACCCATCAGTGAAGAGAAGAGCCCACCAAACCAGTAGCAATCGTGCACAAGCAGTGACAGTTGAAGAAACCCCTCCAACATCTGTCACTGACTCTGGATCATCCCAGTCAGATTCAGATGTCCCACCAGGAACAGAAGAATGCCCATCAATCACAGCAGATGCTGTGATGGACTCTGATGAAGATGCAGATTTCCTCCCTGTGGACAAAGCTATAGGAAGCTCACACCACAGTAGCACAAGACAAGGTCATGATCCTCAACCTGCTCCTTTGATGGATCCTTATCCTCACCCTCCTCACCCAGATGTGTGTATGGTTGACCCAGAAATACTACTACAGGAACAAAACCTGAGCAAAGGTGACAAATTATCCAAAAAAGACCTAAAAGAGAAAAGTAAAGGGCTGAGAAAGCCTTTGAACAAACCTAAGTCCTCATCTCCAGCTCGGAAAATTGATATCAAAGGGAAACGTTCACCCACGCTTGGAAAGCAGACATCTAGAGACACAAGTGAAAAGTCTCAGAAAAGTACAACTTTGAGGAGAGAAAGGGATGCACTAGACAAACAGCCCAAAGTTCGCAGCCCATTGGTACAATCGTCACGAGGAGATGAAAAGGATGAGATCTCCAGGAGCAGTCACAGCAATGCTGGGAAAACATTGGTGAATGGGATCAAGACAGCTCCAG